In Parasteatoda tepidariorum isolate YZ-2023 chromosome 2, CAS_Ptep_4.0, whole genome shotgun sequence, one DNA window encodes the following:
- the LOC107449309 gene encoding uncharacterized protein: MMELEAELPMFDEEDESDDEFDDDEVVEKGVVVDGEVFDCEVVGEVVVEEKVEDDFTSDARVYPTYLFTEEMIARLYKLDTVHEKDSIAYGIPDIRLEKHDGFFIREKIHYYDISDIDLNIIEHVEKKIEKKGCFSFFSRIFNRFFKK; encoded by the exons ATGATGGAATTAGAGGCTGAATTGCCAATGTTTGATGAGGAGGATGAAAGTGATGATGAATTTGATGATGATGAGGTTGTTGAGAAGGGAGTTGTTGTTGATGGAGAAGTGTTTGATTGTGAAGTCGTAGGTGAAGTAGTAGTTGAAGAAAAAGTTGAAGATGACTTCACAAg tgATGCACGTGTTTATCCAACTTACCTATTTACTGAGGAAATGATAGCGAGATTGTACAAGTTGGATACAGTGCATGAAAAAGATTCTATCGCATATGGAATTCCGGACataag attggaAAAACACGATGGTTTCTTCATAAGAgagaaaatacattattatgaTATCAGTGATATTGATCTTAACATCATCGAACatgttgaaaagaaaattgagaaaaaaggaTGCTTCAGTTTTTTCTCCAGAATTTTCaacagatttttcaaaaaataa